From the genome of Variovorax sp. RA8, one region includes:
- a CDS encoding DegQ family serine endoprotease, with protein sequence MMFRTERNRIRSFFLAGAFMLASGAALLPVAPASAQTQARVLPDFTDLVDQVGPAVVNIRTVEKVTQRGGSGEMDEEMQEFFRRFFGQPMPNIPRQGPRPNRPQAPQEEERPRGVGSGFILTSDGFVMTNAHVVDGASEVMVTLVDKREFKAKIIGADKRTDVAVVKIDATGLPAVKVGDISKLRVGEWVMAIGSPFGLENTVTAGIVSAKQRDTGDYLPFIQTDVAINPGNSGGPLINMRGEVVGINSQIYSRSGGFMGISFSIPIDEAIRVSDQLRTNGRVSRGRIGVQIDQVTKDVAESIGLGKAQGALVRGVEAGSPGEKAGIEPGDIITRFDGKAIDKPSDLPRLVGNTKPGTKSTVTVFRRGNSRDLSVTIAEIEPDKPARTAEREEQPTSKPSASAAAKSLGLAVSDLTEAQKKELKLKGGVKIDSATEAATRAGLREGDIVLAVNNTEIANAKEFESALVKADKSKPVSVLFRRGDWAQYALIRPSR encoded by the coding sequence ATGATGTTCAGAACCGAGAGGAACAGGATCCGCTCATTCTTCTTGGCCGGGGCATTCATGCTCGCCTCCGGCGCTGCACTGCTGCCGGTTGCCCCCGCCAGTGCGCAGACCCAGGCGCGCGTGCTGCCCGACTTCACCGATCTGGTCGATCAGGTCGGCCCGGCGGTGGTCAATATCCGGACTGTCGAGAAGGTGACGCAGCGCGGCGGCAGCGGTGAGATGGACGAGGAGATGCAGGAGTTCTTCCGCCGCTTCTTCGGCCAGCCCATGCCCAACATCCCGCGCCAGGGCCCGCGCCCGAATCGGCCCCAGGCGCCGCAGGAGGAGGAGCGGCCGCGGGGCGTGGGTTCCGGTTTCATCCTGACGTCCGACGGCTTCGTGATGACCAACGCCCACGTGGTCGACGGCGCATCCGAGGTCATGGTGACGCTGGTCGACAAGCGCGAATTCAAGGCGAAGATCATCGGGGCCGACAAGCGCACCGATGTTGCGGTCGTGAAGATCGATGCCACCGGGCTCCCGGCCGTCAAGGTTGGCGACATCTCCAAGCTGCGCGTCGGCGAATGGGTGATGGCCATCGGCTCGCCATTCGGCCTCGAGAATACCGTGACCGCCGGCATCGTGAGCGCGAAGCAGCGTGACACCGGCGACTACCTGCCCTTCATCCAGACCGACGTCGCTATCAACCCGGGCAATTCCGGCGGGCCGCTGATCAACATGCGCGGCGAGGTGGTCGGAATCAACAGCCAGATCTATTCGCGCTCGGGCGGCTTCATGGGCATCTCCTTCTCGATTCCGATCGACGAGGCGATTCGCGTGAGCGACCAACTCCGCACGAACGGTCGGGTTTCGCGCGGACGCATCGGTGTTCAGATCGACCAAGTCACGAAGGATGTAGCCGAATCCATCGGCTTAGGCAAGGCCCAGGGCGCCCTGGTGCGCGGGGTCGAGGCGGGCTCGCCGGGCGAGAAGGCCGGCATCGAGCCCGGGGACATCATCACCCGTTTCGACGGCAAGGCCATCGACAAGCCCAGCGATTTGCCGCGCCTCGTCGGTAACACCAAGCCCGGCACCAAGAGCACGGTCACCGTGTTCCGGCGCGGCAATTCGCGCGACCTGAGCGTGACGATCGCCGAGATCGAGCCTGACAAGCCGGCGCGGACGGCCGAGCGCGAGGAGCAACCGACCAGCAAGCCGTCGGCCTCAGCCGCTGCCAAGTCGCTGGGCCTCGCCGTCAGCGACCTCACGGAGGCGCAAAAGAAAGAGCTCAAGCTCAAGGGCGGGGTGAAGATCGATTCGGCCACCGAGGCAGCGACCCGCGCCGGCCTGCGCGAGGGGGACATCGTCCTGGCCGTCAACAACACCGAGATCGCCAACGCCAAGGAGTTCGAATCTGCGCTGGTAAAGGCTGACAAGAGCAAGCCCGTGAGCGTGCTTTTCCGCCGCGGCGACTGGGCGCAGTACGCCCTGATTCGCCCCTCACGCTGA
- a CDS encoding sigma-E factor negative regulatory protein, protein MKHITMVHEQISALADGHLRDDEFAQVIDKVCGSDDLRATWHAYHVVGDVLRSGVHTACSDSSQFLSRLQQRLAAEPSIPVLAPDVAAMPALRRAEAANEPVFRWKLVAGAASLAAAAAIGWNWVGGAGPQPAAQLAQQQQQQSSGSVLAANGSAPQGASVLMPMRVVVGNGHPQVMLRDPRLDQLLEAHQQAGGASQMPSGFLRNATFDRPSR, encoded by the coding sequence ATGAAGCACATAACCATGGTCCATGAGCAGATTTCCGCACTCGCCGACGGGCATTTGCGAGATGACGAGTTCGCCCAGGTGATCGACAAGGTCTGCGGTAGCGACGACTTGCGTGCGACCTGGCATGCCTACCATGTCGTCGGGGATGTCCTGCGGTCCGGCGTCCATACCGCGTGCAGCGACAGCTCGCAGTTCCTCTCGCGGCTCCAGCAACGACTGGCGGCGGAGCCCTCCATTCCAGTGCTTGCGCCGGATGTCGCGGCAATGCCCGCGCTGCGTCGCGCCGAAGCCGCCAACGAGCCGGTGTTCCGATGGAAACTCGTGGCCGGTGCAGCATCGCTCGCAGCGGCGGCAGCCATCGGCTGGAACTGGGTCGGGGGCGCCGGTCCTCAGCCGGCGGCGCAATTGGCGCAGCAGCAACAACAGCAGAGCTCGGGCTCGGTGCTCGCCGCCAACGGGTCCGCGCCGCAGGGCGCATCTGTGCTGATGCCGATGCGAGTCGTGGTGGGCAATGGGCATCCGCAGGTCATGCTGCGCGATCCCCGCCTGGACCAGTTGCTTGAAGCGCACCAGCAAGCGGGCGGCGCCTCCCAGATGCCGTCCGGCTTCCTGCGCAATGCGACCTTTGACAGGCCGTCGCGTTGA
- the fabF gene encoding beta-ketoacyl-ACP synthase II, with product MTKRRVVVTGLGCIAPVGNTVAECWANLLAGKSGIDTIASFDASAFACKFAGEVKGFDITRYIAEKEARHMDRFIHLGLAAAMQAVQDSGLPTGDALSHEDAVRIGCNIGSGIGGLPMIEATHAELTNRGPRRVSPFFVPASIINMISGHVSIHYGFKGPNIAIVTACTTGLHAIGTSARMIEYGDADVMIAGGAESTVSPLGIGGFAAARALSTRNDDPATASRPWDRDRDGFVLGEGAGVVVLEEYERAKARGAKIYAEVAGFGMSADAFHMTAPDVDGPRRSMVAALNNASVNPDQVQYLNAHGTSTPLGDLNETNAIKKAFGEQAGKLVVNSTKSMTGHLLGGAGGIESVFTVLAIHHQKSPPTINIFNQDPECDLDYCANEARDLNIDVAVKNNFGFGGTNGTLVFKRA from the coding sequence ATGACCAAACGCCGCGTCGTTGTGACCGGACTCGGTTGCATTGCCCCTGTCGGAAATACCGTCGCCGAGTGCTGGGCCAATCTGCTCGCTGGAAAATCGGGCATCGACACCATTGCCAGCTTCGATGCGAGCGCTTTCGCATGCAAGTTCGCGGGCGAGGTGAAGGGCTTCGACATCACCCGGTACATCGCCGAGAAGGAAGCGCGCCACATGGATCGCTTCATCCATCTCGGCTTGGCCGCTGCGATGCAAGCGGTGCAGGACAGCGGTCTGCCGACCGGCGATGCGCTGTCCCACGAAGACGCCGTTCGCATCGGCTGCAACATCGGTTCGGGCATCGGGGGGCTTCCCATGATCGAGGCGACGCATGCCGAGCTGACCAACCGCGGTCCGCGCCGCGTCTCCCCGTTTTTCGTGCCCGCGTCGATCATTAACATGATATCCGGCCATGTGTCGATCCACTACGGCTTCAAGGGGCCTAACATCGCGATCGTGACGGCCTGTACCACCGGTTTGCATGCGATCGGCACGTCTGCTCGCATGATCGAGTATGGCGACGCCGATGTGATGATCGCCGGCGGTGCCGAGTCCACGGTTTCGCCGCTCGGCATCGGCGGCTTCGCCGCGGCTCGCGCGCTGTCCACACGCAACGACGACCCGGCCACCGCCTCGCGCCCGTGGGATCGCGACCGTGACGGCTTCGTGCTCGGCGAGGGCGCGGGGGTGGTGGTGCTTGAAGAATACGAGCGAGCCAAGGCACGCGGCGCCAAGATCTACGCGGAAGTCGCCGGCTTCGGCATGAGCGCCGATGCCTTCCACATGACCGCTCCGGACGTCGATGGGCCGCGTCGCTCGATGGTGGCGGCGCTGAACAACGCCAGCGTCAACCCCGACCAGGTCCAGTATCTCAACGCGCACGGTACCTCGACGCCGCTCGGCGACCTCAACGAGACCAACGCGATCAAGAAGGCCTTCGGCGAGCAAGCCGGGAAGCTGGTGGTGAATTCGACCAAGTCCATGACCGGCCACCTGCTCGGAGGTGCCGGGGGCATCGAGTCGGTGTTCACCGTGCTGGCGATCCACCATCAGAAGAGCCCGCCGACGATCAACATCTTCAATCAGGATCCGGAGTGCGATCTCGACTACTGCGCCAATGAGGCGCGCGATCTCAACATCGACGTCGCGGTGAAGAACAACTTCGGGTTCGGCGGCACCAACGGCACGCTGGTGTTCAAGCGCGCTTGA
- a CDS encoding MucB/RseB C-terminal domain-containing protein, which yields MTVSMPMSASGAVVLVAALCVAPMVVAQSRASSPSVKGATSAVGGEAPTLSVVEWLQRMHTASRQRSYAGTFVVSAAGGNLSSARIWHVCEGDLQFERVEVLSGPPRSTFRRNNHVMTFLPETKIVKSEKRENLELFPNLLGAPDSAIGNYYGARVVGKDRVAGFDADVVQLEPRDGLRFGYRIWSERRSGLVVKLQTLDGENRVIEQSAFSELQLDAPVKAQALAQMMASTAGYKVEKSELERSTPLKEGWDLRAPIAGFKPVSCYRRAMGAAAGGEQGHTMQWIFSDGLATVSLFVEPYDAKRQPREVLLALGATYTLTRKLTNKDGDWWLTAVGEVPPQTLDGFAQSLVRAR from the coding sequence ATGACTGTCTCGATGCCGATGTCCGCGAGTGGCGCGGTGGTCCTGGTTGCGGCGCTATGCGTTGCACCGATGGTCGTGGCGCAGAGCAGGGCGTCCTCGCCGTCGGTCAAAGGGGCGACCAGCGCGGTGGGCGGCGAGGCGCCGACGCTGAGCGTGGTCGAGTGGCTGCAGCGAATGCATACAGCATCCCGCCAGCGGTCCTATGCAGGGACCTTCGTCGTTTCGGCTGCCGGCGGAAACTTGTCGAGTGCCCGCATCTGGCATGTCTGCGAAGGCGACCTCCAGTTCGAGCGCGTCGAGGTGCTGTCCGGGCCGCCGCGCTCGACCTTCAGGCGCAACAACCATGTGATGACCTTCCTGCCCGAGACGAAGATCGTCAAGAGCGAGAAGCGCGAGAACCTCGAACTGTTTCCGAATCTGCTCGGTGCGCCCGACTCCGCGATCGGCAACTACTATGGTGCACGCGTCGTGGGCAAGGATCGCGTCGCAGGCTTCGATGCCGACGTGGTGCAGCTGGAGCCGCGCGACGGCCTGCGTTTCGGCTACCGCATCTGGAGCGAGCGGCGCTCGGGCCTGGTTGTGAAGTTGCAGACCCTCGATGGCGAGAACCGTGTGATCGAACAGTCTGCCTTTTCTGAACTCCAGCTCGATGCACCAGTCAAAGCGCAGGCGTTGGCGCAGATGATGGCCAGCACCGCCGGCTACAAGGTAGAGAAATCCGAGCTCGAGCGCAGCACGCCTCTCAAGGAGGGTTGGGACCTGCGAGCCCCCATCGCCGGTTTCAAGCCTGTCAGTTGCTACAGGCGCGCGATGGGCGCTGCGGCGGGCGGCGAGCAAGGGCACACGATGCAGTGGATTTTCTCTGATGGCCTGGCAACGGTCTCGCTCTTCGTGGAGCCTTACGACGCCAAACGTCAGCCTCGGGAAGTCCTGCTCGCACTCGGCGCCACCTACACGCTGACGCGCAAGCTGACGAACAAGGATGGCGACTGGTGGCTGACCGCGGTCGGCGAAGTTCCTCCTCAGACGCTCGATGGGTTCGCGCAGAGTCTTGTGCGTGCGCGTTGA
- a CDS encoding beta-ketoacyl-ACP synthase III — MTLFSRITGTGSYLPPRRVTNDDLARELAVRGIETSDQWIVERTGIRARHFAAPEVTSSDLGVHAAKQALEAAGRSAAEVDLIIVATSTPDMVFPSSAAILQNKLGIAGCPVFDVQAVCSGFVYALTVADAMIRTGSAKCALVIGAEVFSRILDFNDRTTCVLFGDGAGAVVLEASTEPGILASDLHADGRHVGILCVPGHVSGGNVLGTPLLHMDGQAVFKLAVRVLEEAARACLQKAGKANTEIDWLIPHQANIRIMEGTARKLKLPLEKLVVTVNEHGNTSAASIPLALDEAVRAGKVKKGDTVMLEGVGGGFTWGAVLLTM, encoded by the coding sequence ATGACTCTTTTTTCACGCATCACCGGCACCGGCAGCTACCTGCCGCCGCGTCGAGTGACCAACGACGACCTCGCCCGCGAACTCGCGGTGCGTGGCATCGAAACCTCTGATCAGTGGATCGTCGAGCGAACGGGCATCCGTGCCCGCCACTTCGCTGCACCCGAGGTGACCAGCAGCGATCTGGGCGTTCACGCCGCCAAGCAGGCGCTCGAGGCTGCTGGCCGCAGCGCTGCCGAAGTCGACCTGATCATCGTTGCGACCTCGACGCCTGACATGGTGTTTCCTTCGTCGGCAGCCATCCTTCAGAACAAGCTGGGCATTGCCGGCTGCCCTGTCTTCGACGTGCAGGCCGTGTGCAGCGGCTTTGTCTATGCATTGACGGTGGCGGACGCGATGATCCGCACGGGCAGCGCCAAGTGCGCGCTGGTCATCGGTGCGGAAGTGTTCTCGCGCATCCTCGATTTCAACGACCGCACTACCTGCGTGCTGTTCGGCGATGGCGCCGGCGCGGTGGTGCTCGAGGCCAGCACCGAGCCCGGTATCCTCGCCAGCGATCTGCATGCCGACGGGAGGCACGTTGGCATTCTTTGCGTGCCCGGTCATGTCTCGGGTGGCAATGTGCTCGGCACGCCGCTGCTCCATATGGACGGGCAGGCCGTGTTCAAGCTGGCTGTCCGCGTACTGGAGGAGGCGGCGCGCGCCTGCCTGCAGAAGGCCGGCAAGGCCAACACGGAGATCGACTGGCTGATCCCCCATCAGGCCAACATCCGCATCATGGAAGGCACCGCGCGAAAGCTCAAGCTCCCGCTCGAGAAGCTGGTCGTGACCGTCAACGAGCACGGCAACACCTCCGCCGCCTCCATTCCGCTGGCGTTGGACGAGGCAGTCCGTGCGGGCAAGGTGAAGAAGGGTGACACAGTCATGCTCGAAGGCGTTGGCGGTGGCTTCACCTGGGGCGCGGTGTTGTTGACTATGTAG
- the lepA gene encoding translation elongation factor 4, translating to MNHIRNFSIIAHIDHGKSTLADRLIQRCGGLAEREMEAQVLDSMDIEKERGITIKAQTAALHYKARDGQVYNLNLIDTPGHVDFSYEVSRSLSACEGALLVVDASQGVEAQTVANCYTALDLGVEVVPVLNKMDLPQADPDNAKAEIEDVIGIDAGDAIPCSAKTGMGIDEILEAIVAKVPPPRGNPDAALRAMIVDSWFDAYVGVVMLVRVVDGRLAKGDRIKMMASGASYNADSLGVFTPAAETRQSLEAGEVGFIIAGIKELQAAKVGDTVTQIKTGSGGAAATATEALPGFKEIQPQVFAGLYPTEASEYDSLRDALEKLKLNDSSLHYEPEVSQALGFGFRCGFLGLLHMEIVQERLEREFDQDLITTAPSVVYQVVKNDGEVIMVENPSKMPDVGRMAEIREPVVTVHLYMPQEYVGSVMTLANQKRGVQMNMAYHGRQVMLTYEMPLGEIVLDFFDKLKSVSRGYASMDYEFKEYRASDVVKVDILLNGDKVDALSIIVHRSQSQYRGRAVVAKMREIISRQMYDVAIQAAIGANIIARETIKALRKNVLAKCYGGDITRKRKLLEKQKAGKKRMKQIGSVEVPQEAFLAILQVED from the coding sequence ATGAATCACATCAGAAATTTTTCAATCATTGCGCACATCGACCATGGCAAGTCGACGCTCGCAGATCGCTTGATCCAGCGTTGCGGAGGCCTCGCCGAGCGCGAGATGGAAGCGCAGGTCCTCGACTCGATGGATATCGAGAAAGAGCGTGGGATAACCATCAAGGCGCAGACTGCGGCACTGCACTACAAGGCACGCGACGGACAGGTCTACAACCTCAATCTGATCGACACGCCGGGTCACGTCGACTTCTCTTATGAAGTGAGTCGCTCGCTGTCCGCATGCGAAGGCGCGCTGCTCGTTGTCGATGCGAGCCAGGGCGTCGAAGCACAGACGGTGGCCAACTGCTATACCGCACTCGATCTCGGTGTCGAGGTGGTGCCGGTGCTCAACAAGATGGACCTGCCGCAAGCCGACCCCGACAACGCGAAGGCCGAGATCGAGGACGTGATCGGCATCGACGCCGGCGATGCGATTCCGTGCTCTGCGAAGACGGGCATGGGCATCGACGAGATTCTCGAGGCCATCGTGGCCAAGGTGCCGCCGCCGCGCGGCAATCCCGATGCGGCACTGCGCGCGATGATCGTCGACAGCTGGTTCGACGCCTACGTGGGCGTGGTGATGCTGGTGCGCGTGGTGGACGGCCGCCTGGCGAAGGGCGACCGCATCAAGATGATGGCCTCGGGTGCGAGCTACAACGCCGACAGCCTCGGGGTCTTCACTCCGGCAGCCGAGACGCGCCAGTCGCTCGAGGCGGGCGAGGTGGGCTTCATCATCGCCGGCATCAAGGAGCTGCAGGCCGCGAAGGTAGGCGACACGGTCACGCAGATCAAGACCGGCAGCGGCGGTGCGGCCGCGACCGCCACCGAGGCTTTGCCGGGCTTCAAGGAAATCCAGCCGCAGGTGTTCGCCGGCCTCTACCCAACCGAGGCGAGCGAGTACGACTCGCTGCGGGACGCGCTGGAGAAGCTCAAACTCAACGACTCCTCGCTGCACTACGAGCCGGAGGTGTCCCAGGCACTGGGCTTCGGCTTCCGCTGCGGCTTCCTGGGCCTGCTGCACATGGAGATCGTGCAGGAGCGCCTGGAGCGCGAGTTCGACCAGGACCTGATCACGACGGCCCCCAGCGTGGTCTACCAGGTCGTGAAGAACGACGGCGAGGTGATCATGGTCGAGAACCCGTCGAAGATGCCCGACGTCGGCCGCATGGCGGAGATCCGCGAGCCGGTCGTGACGGTCCATCTCTACATGCCGCAGGAATACGTCGGCTCGGTGATGACCCTGGCCAACCAGAAGCGCGGCGTGCAAATGAACATGGCCTACCACGGCCGCCAGGTCATGCTGACCTACGAGATGCCGCTGGGCGAGATCGTGCTCGACTTCTTCGACAAGCTGAAGTCGGTCAGCCGGGGCTACGCGTCGATGGACTACGAGTTCAAGGAGTACCGCGCGTCGGACGTCGTCAAGGTCGACATCCTGCTCAACGGCGACAAGGTCGACGCGCTGTCGATCATCGTGCACCGCAGCCAGAGCCAGTACCGCGGCCGGGCGGTCGTTGCCAAGATGCGCGAGATCATCAGTCGCCAGATGTACGACGTCGCGATCCAGGCCGCCATCGGGGCCAACATCATCGCGCGTGAGACAATCAAGGCCCTGCGCAAGAACGTGCTCGCCAAGTGCTACGGCGGCGACATCACCCGCAAGCGCAAGCTTCTCGAGAAGCAGAAGGCGGGCAAGAAAAGAATGAAGCAGATCGGCTCGGTCGAGGTCCCGCAAGAGGCCTTTCTCGCCATCCTGCAGGTCGAAGACTAA
- the rpoE gene encoding RNA polymerase sigma factor RpoE: MTAAPPPVPPDAGLTNAPTVAPGAGEVDFQLVQRTVAGDQKAFELLVLKYQRRIERLIGRMVRDVNLVEDIAQETFIRAYRALHQFRGEAQFYTWLYRIAVNTAKKALVDMKRDPTVTESTLRSSSDEDDETYRPGNEPTTDETPESVLAANEIAAAVEAAMEALPAELRQAVTLREIEGMSYEEIAEVMNCPIGTVRSRIFRAREAISARVKPLLDNQSGKRW; the protein is encoded by the coding sequence ATGACCGCAGCTCCGCCGCCCGTGCCGCCCGACGCCGGTCTGACCAATGCGCCGACTGTCGCGCCCGGAGCCGGGGAGGTCGACTTCCAACTGGTCCAGCGCACGGTCGCGGGCGATCAGAAGGCGTTCGAATTGCTGGTCCTCAAATACCAGCGCCGGATCGAGCGGCTCATCGGCCGCATGGTGCGGGACGTGAACCTGGTCGAGGACATCGCGCAGGAGACCTTTATCCGCGCCTATCGCGCCCTGCACCAGTTCAGGGGCGAAGCGCAGTTCTACACGTGGCTGTACCGCATCGCTGTCAATACGGCCAAGAAGGCCCTGGTGGACATGAAGCGCGATCCGACCGTAACCGAAAGCACGCTGCGTTCGTCTTCCGACGAGGATGATGAAACTTACCGGCCAGGAAACGAACCAACCACCGACGAGACGCCCGAATCCGTGCTGGCCGCCAATGAAATCGCGGCCGCCGTCGAAGCAGCGATGGAGGCCCTGCCCGCAGAGCTGAGGCAGGCGGTCACGTTGCGCGAGATCGAAGGCATGAGCTACGAAGAGATCGCCGAGGTCATGAATTGTCCTATCGGGACGGTGCGCTCGCGGATTTTCAGGGCGCGCGAAGCCATTTCGGCCCGAGTCAAACCGTTGCTGGACAACCAGTCCGGCAAACGTTGGTAG
- the fabG gene encoding 3-oxoacyl-ACP reductase FabG — protein MSIPKFEGQVALVTGASRGIGAAIALELAHRGLQVIGTGTTEESANKITSALGAHGGRGLALDVNDGPAVEALIDQIVRAYGAIHVLVNNAGITRDMLAMRLKDEDWDAVLDTNLKAVFRLSRAAIRPMMKQRYGRIISITSVVGAAGNAGQANYAAAKAGVAGMTRALARELGSRNITVNCVAPGFIETDMTANLPQAQQQALLAQIPLGHLGKPADIAHAVAYLASPQAAYVTGQELHVNGGMHM, from the coding sequence ATGAGTATTCCCAAATTCGAGGGCCAGGTGGCTCTGGTCACCGGTGCCTCGCGCGGCATCGGGGCGGCGATCGCGCTCGAACTGGCGCATCGTGGCCTGCAGGTCATCGGCACCGGCACCACCGAGGAGAGCGCCAACAAGATTACCTCCGCACTCGGCGCTCATGGCGGACGCGGCTTGGCGCTCGACGTGAACGACGGCCCGGCGGTCGAGGCGTTGATCGATCAGATCGTCAGGGCCTATGGTGCGATCCATGTGCTGGTCAACAACGCCGGTATCACGCGCGACATGCTGGCCATGCGACTGAAGGACGAGGATTGGGATGCAGTGCTCGACACCAATCTCAAGGCCGTCTTCCGCCTCTCGCGCGCGGCGATCCGTCCCATGATGAAGCAGCGCTACGGCCGCATCATCAGCATCACCAGCGTGGTCGGCGCGGCGGGCAATGCCGGCCAGGCCAACTATGCCGCCGCCAAGGCCGGTGTCGCGGGCATGACCCGTGCGCTGGCACGCGAGCTTGGCAGTCGCAACATCACGGTCAACTGTGTCGCGCCCGGCTTCATCGAGACCGACATGACCGCCAACCTGCCCCAAGCCCAGCAGCAGGCGCTGCTGGCGCAGATCCCACTCGGCCACCTCGGCAAGCCGGCGGATATCGCCCATGCCGTCGCCTACCTGGCCTCGCCTCAGGCCGCCTATGTGACAGGGCAGGAGTTGCATGTCAATGGCGGCATGCATATGTGA
- the acpP gene encoding acyl carrier protein, producing MSDIEARVKKIIAEQLGVEESQVTNEKAFVADLGADSLDTVELVMALEDEFGIEIPDEDAEKITTVQNAVDYATKNQKA from the coding sequence ATGAGCGATATCGAAGCACGTGTCAAGAAGATCATTGCCGAGCAACTCGGCGTTGAAGAGTCCCAGGTCACCAACGAGAAGGCTTTTGTCGCGGACCTCGGTGCAGACTCGCTCGACACGGTCGAACTGGTGATGGCACTCGAAGACGAATTCGGCATCGAGATCCCCGACGAAGACGCCGAGAAGATCACGACCGTCCAGAACGCCGTCGACTACGCCACCAAGAATCAAAAGGCCTGA
- the fabD gene encoding ACP S-malonyltransferase, translated as MKSFAFVFPGQGSQAVGMLDAWGDHPAVIETLREASDALDEDVARLIREGPKEALGLTTNTQPVMLVAGVAAWRAWLAEGGAEPALVAGHSLGEYSALVASGVLTLAQAAPLVRFRAQAMQQAVPVGAGAMAAVLGMDAEKVKAGCAEVTAGYGPGSAEIVEAVNFNDPMQTVIAGSKAAVDKACEVLKAQGAKRALPLPVSAPFHSSLMRPAAEALRQRLASVSLAAPQIPILNNIDVAVETDADRIRDALVRQAAGPVRWVESVLALKARGVEVIVECGPGKVLAGMAKRISPELVAASVYDPATRAETQQLLGT; from the coding sequence ATGAAATCCTTCGCTTTCGTATTCCCGGGCCAGGGCTCGCAGGCGGTCGGCATGCTTGATGCCTGGGGTGATCACCCGGCCGTGATCGAGACGCTGCGCGAAGCCTCCGATGCGCTGGACGAGGATGTCGCGCGCCTGATCCGCGAGGGCCCCAAGGAAGCGCTGGGCCTCACTACGAACACGCAGCCCGTAATGCTGGTGGCTGGCGTCGCCGCCTGGAGGGCCTGGCTGGCTGAGGGTGGTGCCGAGCCGGCGCTGGTCGCCGGCCATTCACTGGGCGAGTACTCCGCGCTCGTCGCTTCGGGCGTGCTCACCCTGGCGCAGGCGGCGCCGCTGGTGCGCTTTCGCGCCCAGGCGATGCAGCAGGCCGTGCCGGTCGGCGCGGGTGCGATGGCGGCGGTCCTCGGCATGGACGCGGAAAAGGTGAAGGCAGGTTGCGCAGAGGTGACCGCCGGCTACGGGCCCGGCAGTGCGGAGATCGTCGAGGCCGTGAACTTCAACGACCCGATGCAGACGGTGATCGCCGGCAGCAAGGCCGCGGTCGACAAGGCCTGTGAAGTGCTCAAGGCCCAAGGTGCCAAGCGGGCGCTCCCCTTGCCGGTATCGGCCCCCTTCCACTCCAGCCTGATGCGGCCCGCGGCCGAAGCCCTGCGCCAGCGGCTGGCATCGGTGAGCCTGGCGGCGCCGCAGATCCCGATCCTCAACAATATCGACGTGGCGGTGGAAACCGACGCCGACCGGATCCGCGATGCCCTGGTGCGCCAGGCCGCGGGCCCCGTGCGCTGGGTCGAAAGCGTGCTGGCGCTGAAGGCGCGCGGCGTGGAGGTCATCGTCGAATGCGGGCCCGGCAAGGTGCTCGCCGGAATGGCGAAGCGCATTTCGCCCGAGCTCGTCGCGGCCTCTGTCTACGACCCGGCGACCCGGGCGGAAACCCAGCAACTGCTCGGCACCTGA